One genomic segment of Luteibaculum oceani includes these proteins:
- a CDS encoding bifunctional aconitate hydratase 2/2-methylisocitrate dehydratase, which produces MRLYDEYLKEIEARKAQNLHPKPIESAELLSEIIEQIKDLDNPHRADSLHFFIYNVVPGTTAAAATKAKYLKAIILNEESVEEITPDFAFELLSHMKGGPSIEVLLDLALENSGDIANKAAEVLKTQVFLYEADMARIEKAYKEGNEIAKELLRSYSEAEFFTKLPEVEEKIDIVTFIAGTGDISTDLLSPGADAHSRSDRELHGQCIFEHNKEMQQELKELKAKHPDKRVMLVAEKGTMGVGSSRMSGVNNVALWTGIQASPYVPFINIAPIIAGTNGISPIFLTTVGVTGGIGIDLKNWVKKTDANGNTVVDENGDPVLEQKYSVETGTVLTINTKTKKLCKGDQELRDISDALTPQKMEFIRAGGSYAVVFGKKLQTFAASVLGVEAPVVYAPAKEVSLEGQGLTAVEKIFNKNAVGTTPGKTLHAGSDVRVEVNIVGSQDTTGLMTSQELEAMAATVISPIVDAGYQSGCHTASVWDDKSKANIPKLMKFMNDFGLITARDPKGKYHAMTDVIHKVLNDITVDDWAIIIGGDSHTRMSKGVAFGADSGTVALALATGEATMPIPQSVKVTFKGEMRSFMDFRDVVHATQQQMLKQFDGENVFQGRVIEVHIGTLTSDQAFTFTDWTAEMKAKASICISEDETLIESLEIARGRIQIMIDKGMDNDKQVLQGLVDKANQRIQEIKTGTKPALKPDANAKYYAEVVIDLDEIAEPMIADPDVNNEDVSKRYTHDTIRPLSYYGGTKKVDLGFVGSCMVHKGDMKILAQMLKNIEAQQGKVEFKAPLVVAPPTYNIVDELKAEGDWEVLEKYSGFVFDDAAPKAAARTKYENMLYLERPGCNLCMGNQEKAEPGDTVMATSTRLFQGRVVKDSGEKKGESLLSSTPVVVLSTILGRTPTMEEYEAAVDGIVLTKFKPSEKSLVLA; this is translated from the coding sequence ATGCGCCTATACGACGAGTATCTTAAAGAAATTGAAGCAAGAAAAGCTCAAAATTTACATCCAAAACCTATTGAAAGCGCAGAATTACTGTCTGAGATTATCGAGCAGATTAAAGACCTTGATAATCCACACCGTGCAGATTCTTTGCATTTCTTTATTTATAATGTAGTTCCTGGAACCACTGCGGCAGCGGCTACAAAAGCCAAGTACCTAAAAGCGATAATTTTAAATGAGGAGTCGGTAGAAGAAATTACTCCTGATTTTGCTTTTGAATTGCTTTCACATATGAAGGGTGGACCTTCAATAGAGGTGTTGCTAGACCTAGCATTAGAGAATTCTGGTGATATAGCTAATAAGGCTGCGGAAGTCCTAAAAACACAGGTGTTTTTATACGAGGCAGATATGGCCCGTATCGAAAAAGCATATAAAGAAGGGAATGAAATTGCTAAGGAATTACTTAGAAGCTATAGCGAGGCAGAATTCTTTACCAAGCTTCCAGAAGTAGAGGAAAAAATCGATATCGTAACCTTTATTGCAGGAACGGGAGATATTTCAACTGATTTACTTTCTCCAGGAGCCGATGCTCATTCGCGCTCGGATAGAGAACTACACGGGCAGTGCATTTTCGAGCACAATAAGGAAATGCAGCAAGAGCTAAAAGAGCTAAAAGCAAAACACCCAGATAAGCGTGTAATGCTTGTTGCAGAGAAGGGAACTATGGGAGTTGGATCTTCTAGAATGTCTGGAGTGAATAACGTTGCCCTTTGGACAGGTATTCAGGCTAGTCCATATGTTCCATTTATCAACATTGCACCAATTATCGCGGGAACAAATGGAATTTCCCCAATATTCTTAACCACTGTTGGTGTAACCGGTGGGATTGGAATCGATCTTAAAAACTGGGTAAAGAAAACAGATGCCAATGGAAATACCGTGGTAGATGAAAATGGCGATCCAGTTCTAGAACAAAAATATTCTGTTGAAACCGGAACGGTTTTAACCATTAATACCAAAACCAAAAAGCTTTGTAAGGGAGATCAAGAGCTGAGAGATATCTCCGATGCGCTTACTCCTCAAAAAATGGAGTTCATTAGAGCAGGAGGATCTTACGCAGTGGTATTTGGTAAAAAACTACAGACTTTTGCTGCCTCTGTGCTAGGAGTTGAGGCTCCAGTTGTATATGCTCCAGCAAAAGAAGTTTCTCTTGAAGGACAAGGTCTTACTGCGGTTGAGAAAATATTCAACAAAAATGCAGTAGGAACTACTCCCGGAAAGACTTTACACGCCGGATCGGATGTGCGCGTTGAGGTAAATATTGTTGGGTCTCAGGATACCACTGGATTGATGACATCGCAAGAGTTAGAAGCGATGGCAGCAACGGTAATTTCCCCTATTGTAGATGCCGGGTACCAATCGGGGTGCCATACCGCTTCGGTTTGGGACGATAAGTCTAAAGCCAACATTCCAAAGCTCATGAAATTCATGAACGACTTTGGATTAATTACAGCACGCGACCCAAAAGGGAAATACCACGCCATGACCGATGTAATCCACAAGGTGTTAAACGACATTACTGTGGACGATTGGGCAATAATCATTGGTGGAGATTCGCATACGCGTATGTCTAAAGGAGTTGCTTTTGGAGCAGATTCAGGTACTGTAGCATTAGCTCTGGCTACTGGTGAAGCTACCATGCCTATCCCACAATCAGTTAAAGTGACTTTCAAAGGTGAAATGCGCAGCTTCATGGATTTCCGTGATGTTGTGCACGCTACGCAGCAGCAAATGCTTAAGCAGTTCGATGGTGAGAACGTATTCCAAGGTAGAGTTATAGAGGTGCACATCGGAACGCTTACTTCGGATCAAGCCTTTACGTTTACCGACTGGACTGCAGAAATGAAAGCGAAGGCTTCTATCTGTATTTCAGAGGATGAAACCCTTATCGAGTCTTTGGAAATTGCTAGAGGTCGTATCCAGATCATGATAGACAAGGGGATGGATAACGATAAGCAAGTACTACAGGGATTAGTAGATAAAGCTAACCAAAGAATCCAGGAGATTAAAACAGGCACCAAGCCTGCGCTTAAGCCTGACGCCAATGCAAAATATTATGCAGAGGTAGTAATTGACTTGGATGAGATTGCTGAGCCAATGATTGCAGATCCAGACGTAAATAACGAAGACGTTTCTAAGCGTTATACCCACGATACCATCCGTCCGCTATCTTATTACGGCGGAACTAAAAAAGTAGATCTTGGATTTGTAGGATCTTGTATGGTGCACAAAGGCGATATGAAAATATTGGCCCAAATGCTTAAAAATATAGAGGCACAGCAAGGAAAAGTAGAGTTTAAAGCTCCGCTTGTGGTAGCACCTCCAACCTATAATATAGTTGACGAACTAAAAGCCGAAGGCGATTGGGAAGTATTAGAAAAGTACTCTGGCTTTGTGTTCGACGATGCCGCACCAAAAGCTGCAGCTCGTACCAAATACGAGAACATGCTTTATCTAGAGCGTCCAGGTTGTAACCTTTGTATGGGTAACCAAGAAAAAGCCGAGCCCGGAGATACCGTAATGGCAACCTCTACCCGTTTATTCCAAGGTCGTGTGGTAAAAGATTCTGGAGAGAAAAAAGGAGAGTCTTTACTTTCTTCTACTCCGGTAGTGGTACTTTCTACCATTTTAGGTCGCACTCCAACCATGGAAGAATATGAGGCAGCAGTAGACGGAATAGTATTAACCAAGTTTAAGCCATCTGAGAAGAGTTTGGTACTGGCTTAA